One window from the genome of Vanessa tameamea isolate UH-Manoa-2023 chromosome 13, ilVanTame1 primary haplotype, whole genome shotgun sequence encodes:
- the LOC113403372 gene encoding armadillo repeat-containing protein 5 isoform X2 → MDINYVKNALEGLNSSSSKRIQDSLLHIKSNIIVNDKGIKIFRDCDGLNYLLPHLRKPNERILDLTLSILGNLCLEEKSNILIGQLNSYGSLVTILNTVCRDSILGRTSRVIGNLAQNQSNAENLHSHGAVKALVDLIENRDKTTSYATLSMAVRAIRQLWMVKDKRNEMLSLNAVRCISALLSTECEKKGIIKSVHREKEEPKKSQEELINAILKCMGHFTTYSVVDCAEQIKGNGKGYHSLVALIKTHEPIALKCLFNLCYITKSRLLLGQAGLIECLVDLLQKRSDVSCWPEGATKALSQLSRESVNRLHLRNCGGLSLLVAAARDDSYALHALLQYVFDDECLVGLLTDKLKDYITTMEYDHNIEIVKSGSSSVPIKRKDITENEPGSVYDIVLQNLTENNVGSGLFTRRKSILLSETTDDLKVVIERDSLFVGFVDAIDSDASAPSESEDNEPPSPSPPSPPRRKGVKRARSKSPNLIQKKSHIIKMAHKDWTAGVYWEPMSSDWPSPCRSSTETCTTQDKGPTSPASDMNFSDFSPEHKGSSSRRNRWDLSPDSGTSAGEGGSTSPNRSDYQWSPNSSGPSSPYSTNDESSDSEISGRYSPVCSDTNSDSDDEEKKISAKADSDLKAAQVAHDLDDLVMDDQSDHEDSPSDDVSKIDINSKTSIIACVMVLLFRVAQGSCRTCSTVRDEAVHNRTMISLTGRECLNGLLDYVERCDRPIGRAARILARVLSNHLCLISILRHRVVLRLHYMTLNSKHPPNLCAQCKQIIRLSSRLLSQLSVLAESSYGIGKICYHLLKGSSSMKQTLSLTLPYIVRTEKVLKKFLIDCNGLNFLLKTIADSKEDIQVCVTALVKLANNIHIKDPKLLENRFKSKIQVKYNPNLDNLPPEDVVIFQLDDATTVRANKLFLCQHSDVFSAMLMGQFRESGEKFVRLKNVSKSALEYLITLLQCGLNNPKCDIEEFPLAENLEINLEVLLLTDRFLFEKLKQLLSSAIVQFKLAPDTADIIYIWSLSEGMGFLCVEAVAYLLTGQMAEEDRLKSFKNILNLQFKDQWLEDIKSMIVRQLVK, encoded by the exons atggatataaattatgttaaaaatgccTTAGAAGGCTTAAATTCCTCATCCTCTAAAAGAATTCAAGATAGtcttttacatataaaatctaatattattgtaaatgataaaggtattaaaatatttcgagaTTGTGATGGTTTAAATTACTTGTTACCCCATTTGCGTAAGCCTAATGAAAGGATTCTTGATTTAACATTAAGTATATTAGGGAATTTGTGTTTGGAGGAAAAAAGCAACATATTG ATTGGGCAATTAAATAGTTATGGGTCACTGGTAACAATATTAAACACGGTGTGTCGAGATAGTATACTCGGGAGGACATCTCGCGTAATTGGTAATTTAGCACAAAACCAAAGCAATGCTGAAAATTTACATAGCCATGGGGCTGTTAAGGCGTTAGTTGACCTTATCGAAAATAGAGATAAGACCACATCATATGCTACACTCTCGATGGCTGTGAGAGCCATTCG gCAACTATGGATGGTAAAAGATAAGAGAAATGAAATGTTAAGCTTAAATGCTGTGCGTTGTATATCAGCACTATTATCTACTGAATGCGAAAAAAAAGGCATAATAAAATCGGTGCACCGAGAGAAAGAAGAGCCTAAGAAAAGTCAGGAAGAACTTATAAACGCTATACTGAAATGCATGGGACATTTTACTACATACTCAGTTGTCGATTGTGCGGAACAG ATTAAAGGCAATGGAAAAGGATATCATAGTTTGGTGGCGCTAATTAAAACACATGAGCCTATAGCTCTCAAATGTCTATTCAATTTATGCTATATAACGAAAAGCCGACTTCTATTAGGTCAAGCTGGTCTAATTGAATGCCTAGTGGATTTACTTCAAAAACGTTCAG atgtttcGTGTTGGCCGGAAGGTGCGACGAAAGCTCTCTCACAACTCAGCAGAGAATCCGTGAATCGATTACATTTGCGTAACTGTGGGGGATTATCGTTACTTGTTGCCGCCGCTCGGGACGATTCATATGCTTTGCACGCACTCCTTCAATACGTTTTTGATGATGAAT GTCTAGTCGGTTTACTCACTGACAAActtaaagattatattactaCAATGGAATATGATCATAACATCGAGATTGTCAAGTCCGGAAGTTCTAGTGTACCAATCAAACGAAAAGATATAACAGAAAATGAACCAGGCTCAGTATATGATATAGTTCTCCAAAATTTAACTGAAAACAATGTCGGATCAGGTTTATTTACGAGGcgtaaaagtattttgttatcaGAAACTACAGACGATCTGAAGGTTGTAATTGAAAGGGATAGTTTGTTTGTTGGATTCGTGGATGCAATTGATAGCGATGCCTCTGCGCCGAGTGAAAGTGAAGATAATGAACCACCATCACCTTCGCCACCTTCACCGCCCCGCCGAAAAGGAGTTAAAAGAGCGCGGTCAAAAAGCCCAAATTTGATTCAGAAG aaatcccatataataaaaatggctCATAAGGATTGGACAGCAGGTGTTTACTGGGAACCAATGTCCTCTGACTGGCCATCCCCTTGTCGATCATCTACAGAAACATGTACTACTCAAGATAAAGGACCTACGTCCCCTGCATCAGATATGAATTTTTCGGACTTTAGTCCAGAACACAAGGGATCTTCGAGCAGACGCAATCGTTGGGATTTGAGTCCAGACTCAGGAACAAGTGCTGGCGAAGGAGGATCAACTTCTCCGAATCGTTCGGATTATCAGTGGAGTCCTAACAGTTCCGGCCCTTCATCTCCATACAGCACGAATGATG AAAGTTCGGATTCGGAGATATCTGGACGTTATTCACCAGTTTGCAGTGACACGAATAGTGACTCGGacgatgaagaaaaaaaaatatcggcaAAAGCTGATAGCGATCTAAAAGCTGCGCAAGTTGCTCACGATTTAGATGATCTGGTCATGGATGATCAAAGTGATCACGAGGACTCTCCCTCCGACG ATGTAAGCAAAATAGATATAAACTCAAAAACATCAATCATAGCTTGCGTCATGGTGTTACTTTTCCGTGTCGCCCAAGGATCGTGTAGAACTTGCAGCACAGTCCGCGATGAAGCAGTACATAATCGGACCATGATTTCACTTACGGGTAGGGAATGCCTTAACGGACTCCTTGATTATGTGGAGAGGTGTGATCGTCCCATAGGCAGAGCTGCAAGGATACTCGCTAGAGTGCTCAG TAATCATCTCTGCTTAATAAGCATATTAAGGCACAGGGTAGTCTTAAGGCTACACTACATGACTCTGAATTCCAAACATCCACCTAACCTATGCGCTCAGTGCAAACAA ATCATAAGACTGAGCTCAAGACTATTGTCTCAATTGTCAGTTTTAGCTGAATCTAGCTATGGTATCGGAAAAATATGTTATCACTTATTGAAAGGTAGCTCATCAATGAAGCAAACACTTTCTTTGACTTTACCTTATATTGTCAG GACTGAAAAAGTTTTGAAGAAATTTCTAATAGATTGCAACGGTTTGAATTTCTTGCTTAAAACTATTGCGGATTCCAAAGAAGATATTCAAGTCTGTGTTACCGCTTTAGTGAAGCTTGcaaacaatattcatattaaagatCCCAAACTTTTGGAAAACAGATTCAAAAGTAAAATTCAGGTGAAATATAATCCAAATCTAGATAATTTACCACCTGAAGATGTAGTAATTTTTCAATTAGACGACGCAACTACAGTAAGggcaaacaaattatttttatgtcaacatTCTGATGTGTTCAGTGCTATGTTAATGGGACAGTTCAGAGAGTCTGGAGAGAAGTTCGTACGCCTGAAAAATGTGTCAAAATCAGCAttggaatatttaataacacttCTTCAATGTGGATTGAACAATCCTAAATGTGATATTGAAGAATTTCCATTAGCTGAAAACttggaaattaatttagaaGTATTGCTTTTGACTGACAGattcttatttgaaaaattaaaacagctGTTAAGTAGTGCAatagtacaatttaaattagCACCAGACACAGCagatataatctatatttggtCTTTAAGTGAAGGTATGGGCTTTTTGTGTGTTGAAGCCGTAGCATATTTATTAACAGGCCAAATGGCCGAGGAAGATCgattgaaatcatttaaaaatattcttaatcttCAATTTAAAGATCAATGGTTGGAAGATATCAAGTCAATGATAGTAAGACAACTGGTAAAATAA
- the LOC113403372 gene encoding uncharacterized protein LOC113403372 isoform X3 has protein sequence MVKDKRNEMLSLNAVRCISALLSTECEKKGIIKSVHREKEEPKKSQEELINAILKCMGHFTTYSVVDCAEQIKGNGKGYHSLVALIKTHEPIALKCLFNLCYITKSRLLLGQAGLIECLVDLLQKRSDVSCWPEGATKALSQLSRESVNRLHLRNCGGLSLLVAAARDDSYALHALLQYVFDDESFQMLIRTGLVGLLTDKLKDYITTMEYDHNIEIVKSGSSSVPIKRKDITENEPGSVYDIVLQNLTENNVGSGLFTRRKSILLSETTDDLKVVIERDSLFVGFVDAIDSDASAPSESEDNEPPSPSPPSPPRRKGVKRARSKSPNLIQKKSHIIKMAHKDWTAGVYWEPMSSDWPSPCRSSTETCTTQDKGPTSPASDMNFSDFSPEHKGSSSRRNRWDLSPDSGTSAGEGGSTSPNRSDYQWSPNSSGPSSPYSTNDESSDSEISGRYSPVCSDTNSDSDDEEKKISAKADSDLKAAQVAHDLDDLVMDDQSDHEDSPSDDVSKIDINSKTSIIACVMVLLFRVAQGSCRTCSTVRDEAVHNRTMISLTGRECLNGLLDYVERCDRPIGRAARILARVLSNHLCLISILRHRVVLRLHYMTLNSKHPPNLCAQCKQIIRLSSRLLSQLSVLAESSYGIGKICYHLLKGSSSMKQTLSLTLPYIVRTEKVLKKFLIDCNGLNFLLKTIADSKEDIQVCVTALVKLANNIHIKDPKLLENRFKSKIQVKYNPNLDNLPPEDVVIFQLDDATTVRANKLFLCQHSDVFSAMLMGQFRESGEKFVRLKNVSKSALEYLITLLQCGLNNPKCDIEEFPLAENLEINLEVLLLTDRFLFEKLKQLLSSAIVQFKLAPDTADIIYIWSLSEGMGFLCVEAVAYLLTGQMAEEDRLKSFKNILNLQFKDQWLEDIKSMIVRQLVK, from the exons ATGGTAAAAGATAAGAGAAATGAAATGTTAAGCTTAAATGCTGTGCGTTGTATATCAGCACTATTATCTACTGAATGCGAAAAAAAAGGCATAATAAAATCGGTGCACCGAGAGAAAGAAGAGCCTAAGAAAAGTCAGGAAGAACTTATAAACGCTATACTGAAATGCATGGGACATTTTACTACATACTCAGTTGTCGATTGTGCGGAACAG ATTAAAGGCAATGGAAAAGGATATCATAGTTTGGTGGCGCTAATTAAAACACATGAGCCTATAGCTCTCAAATGTCTATTCAATTTATGCTATATAACGAAAAGCCGACTTCTATTAGGTCAAGCTGGTCTAATTGAATGCCTAGTGGATTTACTTCAAAAACGTTCAG atgtttcGTGTTGGCCGGAAGGTGCGACGAAAGCTCTCTCACAACTCAGCAGAGAATCCGTGAATCGATTACATTTGCGTAACTGTGGGGGATTATCGTTACTTGTTGCCGCCGCTCGGGACGATTCATATGCTTTGCACGCACTCCTTCAATACGTTTTTGATGATGAAT CTTTCCAAATGCTTATTCGTACAGGTCTAGTCGGTTTACTCACTGACAAActtaaagattatattactaCAATGGAATATGATCATAACATCGAGATTGTCAAGTCCGGAAGTTCTAGTGTACCAATCAAACGAAAAGATATAACAGAAAATGAACCAGGCTCAGTATATGATATAGTTCTCCAAAATTTAACTGAAAACAATGTCGGATCAGGTTTATTTACGAGGcgtaaaagtattttgttatcaGAAACTACAGACGATCTGAAGGTTGTAATTGAAAGGGATAGTTTGTTTGTTGGATTCGTGGATGCAATTGATAGCGATGCCTCTGCGCCGAGTGAAAGTGAAGATAATGAACCACCATCACCTTCGCCACCTTCACCGCCCCGCCGAAAAGGAGTTAAAAGAGCGCGGTCAAAAAGCCCAAATTTGATTCAGAAG aaatcccatataataaaaatggctCATAAGGATTGGACAGCAGGTGTTTACTGGGAACCAATGTCCTCTGACTGGCCATCCCCTTGTCGATCATCTACAGAAACATGTACTACTCAAGATAAAGGACCTACGTCCCCTGCATCAGATATGAATTTTTCGGACTTTAGTCCAGAACACAAGGGATCTTCGAGCAGACGCAATCGTTGGGATTTGAGTCCAGACTCAGGAACAAGTGCTGGCGAAGGAGGATCAACTTCTCCGAATCGTTCGGATTATCAGTGGAGTCCTAACAGTTCCGGCCCTTCATCTCCATACAGCACGAATGATG AAAGTTCGGATTCGGAGATATCTGGACGTTATTCACCAGTTTGCAGTGACACGAATAGTGACTCGGacgatgaagaaaaaaaaatatcggcaAAAGCTGATAGCGATCTAAAAGCTGCGCAAGTTGCTCACGATTTAGATGATCTGGTCATGGATGATCAAAGTGATCACGAGGACTCTCCCTCCGACG ATGTAAGCAAAATAGATATAAACTCAAAAACATCAATCATAGCTTGCGTCATGGTGTTACTTTTCCGTGTCGCCCAAGGATCGTGTAGAACTTGCAGCACAGTCCGCGATGAAGCAGTACATAATCGGACCATGATTTCACTTACGGGTAGGGAATGCCTTAACGGACTCCTTGATTATGTGGAGAGGTGTGATCGTCCCATAGGCAGAGCTGCAAGGATACTCGCTAGAGTGCTCAG TAATCATCTCTGCTTAATAAGCATATTAAGGCACAGGGTAGTCTTAAGGCTACACTACATGACTCTGAATTCCAAACATCCACCTAACCTATGCGCTCAGTGCAAACAA ATCATAAGACTGAGCTCAAGACTATTGTCTCAATTGTCAGTTTTAGCTGAATCTAGCTATGGTATCGGAAAAATATGTTATCACTTATTGAAAGGTAGCTCATCAATGAAGCAAACACTTTCTTTGACTTTACCTTATATTGTCAG GACTGAAAAAGTTTTGAAGAAATTTCTAATAGATTGCAACGGTTTGAATTTCTTGCTTAAAACTATTGCGGATTCCAAAGAAGATATTCAAGTCTGTGTTACCGCTTTAGTGAAGCTTGcaaacaatattcatattaaagatCCCAAACTTTTGGAAAACAGATTCAAAAGTAAAATTCAGGTGAAATATAATCCAAATCTAGATAATTTACCACCTGAAGATGTAGTAATTTTTCAATTAGACGACGCAACTACAGTAAGggcaaacaaattatttttatgtcaacatTCTGATGTGTTCAGTGCTATGTTAATGGGACAGTTCAGAGAGTCTGGAGAGAAGTTCGTACGCCTGAAAAATGTGTCAAAATCAGCAttggaatatttaataacacttCTTCAATGTGGATTGAACAATCCTAAATGTGATATTGAAGAATTTCCATTAGCTGAAAACttggaaattaatttagaaGTATTGCTTTTGACTGACAGattcttatttgaaaaattaaaacagctGTTAAGTAGTGCAatagtacaatttaaattagCACCAGACACAGCagatataatctatatttggtCTTTAAGTGAAGGTATGGGCTTTTTGTGTGTTGAAGCCGTAGCATATTTATTAACAGGCCAAATGGCCGAGGAAGATCgattgaaatcatttaaaaatattcttaatcttCAATTTAAAGATCAATGGTTGGAAGATATCAAGTCAATGATAGTAAGACAACTGGTAAAATAA
- the LOC113403372 gene encoding armadillo repeat-containing protein 5 isoform X1: MDINYVKNALEGLNSSSSKRIQDSLLHIKSNIIVNDKGIKIFRDCDGLNYLLPHLRKPNERILDLTLSILGNLCLEEKSNILIGQLNSYGSLVTILNTVCRDSILGRTSRVIGNLAQNQSNAENLHSHGAVKALVDLIENRDKTTSYATLSMAVRAIRQLWMVKDKRNEMLSLNAVRCISALLSTECEKKGIIKSVHREKEEPKKSQEELINAILKCMGHFTTYSVVDCAEQIKGNGKGYHSLVALIKTHEPIALKCLFNLCYITKSRLLLGQAGLIECLVDLLQKRSDVSCWPEGATKALSQLSRESVNRLHLRNCGGLSLLVAAARDDSYALHALLQYVFDDESFQMLIRTGLVGLLTDKLKDYITTMEYDHNIEIVKSGSSSVPIKRKDITENEPGSVYDIVLQNLTENNVGSGLFTRRKSILLSETTDDLKVVIERDSLFVGFVDAIDSDASAPSESEDNEPPSPSPPSPPRRKGVKRARSKSPNLIQKKSHIIKMAHKDWTAGVYWEPMSSDWPSPCRSSTETCTTQDKGPTSPASDMNFSDFSPEHKGSSSRRNRWDLSPDSGTSAGEGGSTSPNRSDYQWSPNSSGPSSPYSTNDESSDSEISGRYSPVCSDTNSDSDDEEKKISAKADSDLKAAQVAHDLDDLVMDDQSDHEDSPSDDVSKIDINSKTSIIACVMVLLFRVAQGSCRTCSTVRDEAVHNRTMISLTGRECLNGLLDYVERCDRPIGRAARILARVLSNHLCLISILRHRVVLRLHYMTLNSKHPPNLCAQCKQIIRLSSRLLSQLSVLAESSYGIGKICYHLLKGSSSMKQTLSLTLPYIVRTEKVLKKFLIDCNGLNFLLKTIADSKEDIQVCVTALVKLANNIHIKDPKLLENRFKSKIQVKYNPNLDNLPPEDVVIFQLDDATTVRANKLFLCQHSDVFSAMLMGQFRESGEKFVRLKNVSKSALEYLITLLQCGLNNPKCDIEEFPLAENLEINLEVLLLTDRFLFEKLKQLLSSAIVQFKLAPDTADIIYIWSLSEGMGFLCVEAVAYLLTGQMAEEDRLKSFKNILNLQFKDQWLEDIKSMIVRQLVK, translated from the exons atggatataaattatgttaaaaatgccTTAGAAGGCTTAAATTCCTCATCCTCTAAAAGAATTCAAGATAGtcttttacatataaaatctaatattattgtaaatgataaaggtattaaaatatttcgagaTTGTGATGGTTTAAATTACTTGTTACCCCATTTGCGTAAGCCTAATGAAAGGATTCTTGATTTAACATTAAGTATATTAGGGAATTTGTGTTTGGAGGAAAAAAGCAACATATTG ATTGGGCAATTAAATAGTTATGGGTCACTGGTAACAATATTAAACACGGTGTGTCGAGATAGTATACTCGGGAGGACATCTCGCGTAATTGGTAATTTAGCACAAAACCAAAGCAATGCTGAAAATTTACATAGCCATGGGGCTGTTAAGGCGTTAGTTGACCTTATCGAAAATAGAGATAAGACCACATCATATGCTACACTCTCGATGGCTGTGAGAGCCATTCG gCAACTATGGATGGTAAAAGATAAGAGAAATGAAATGTTAAGCTTAAATGCTGTGCGTTGTATATCAGCACTATTATCTACTGAATGCGAAAAAAAAGGCATAATAAAATCGGTGCACCGAGAGAAAGAAGAGCCTAAGAAAAGTCAGGAAGAACTTATAAACGCTATACTGAAATGCATGGGACATTTTACTACATACTCAGTTGTCGATTGTGCGGAACAG ATTAAAGGCAATGGAAAAGGATATCATAGTTTGGTGGCGCTAATTAAAACACATGAGCCTATAGCTCTCAAATGTCTATTCAATTTATGCTATATAACGAAAAGCCGACTTCTATTAGGTCAAGCTGGTCTAATTGAATGCCTAGTGGATTTACTTCAAAAACGTTCAG atgtttcGTGTTGGCCGGAAGGTGCGACGAAAGCTCTCTCACAACTCAGCAGAGAATCCGTGAATCGATTACATTTGCGTAACTGTGGGGGATTATCGTTACTTGTTGCCGCCGCTCGGGACGATTCATATGCTTTGCACGCACTCCTTCAATACGTTTTTGATGATGAAT CTTTCCAAATGCTTATTCGTACAGGTCTAGTCGGTTTACTCACTGACAAActtaaagattatattactaCAATGGAATATGATCATAACATCGAGATTGTCAAGTCCGGAAGTTCTAGTGTACCAATCAAACGAAAAGATATAACAGAAAATGAACCAGGCTCAGTATATGATATAGTTCTCCAAAATTTAACTGAAAACAATGTCGGATCAGGTTTATTTACGAGGcgtaaaagtattttgttatcaGAAACTACAGACGATCTGAAGGTTGTAATTGAAAGGGATAGTTTGTTTGTTGGATTCGTGGATGCAATTGATAGCGATGCCTCTGCGCCGAGTGAAAGTGAAGATAATGAACCACCATCACCTTCGCCACCTTCACCGCCCCGCCGAAAAGGAGTTAAAAGAGCGCGGTCAAAAAGCCCAAATTTGATTCAGAAG aaatcccatataataaaaatggctCATAAGGATTGGACAGCAGGTGTTTACTGGGAACCAATGTCCTCTGACTGGCCATCCCCTTGTCGATCATCTACAGAAACATGTACTACTCAAGATAAAGGACCTACGTCCCCTGCATCAGATATGAATTTTTCGGACTTTAGTCCAGAACACAAGGGATCTTCGAGCAGACGCAATCGTTGGGATTTGAGTCCAGACTCAGGAACAAGTGCTGGCGAAGGAGGATCAACTTCTCCGAATCGTTCGGATTATCAGTGGAGTCCTAACAGTTCCGGCCCTTCATCTCCATACAGCACGAATGATG AAAGTTCGGATTCGGAGATATCTGGACGTTATTCACCAGTTTGCAGTGACACGAATAGTGACTCGGacgatgaagaaaaaaaaatatcggcaAAAGCTGATAGCGATCTAAAAGCTGCGCAAGTTGCTCACGATTTAGATGATCTGGTCATGGATGATCAAAGTGATCACGAGGACTCTCCCTCCGACG ATGTAAGCAAAATAGATATAAACTCAAAAACATCAATCATAGCTTGCGTCATGGTGTTACTTTTCCGTGTCGCCCAAGGATCGTGTAGAACTTGCAGCACAGTCCGCGATGAAGCAGTACATAATCGGACCATGATTTCACTTACGGGTAGGGAATGCCTTAACGGACTCCTTGATTATGTGGAGAGGTGTGATCGTCCCATAGGCAGAGCTGCAAGGATACTCGCTAGAGTGCTCAG TAATCATCTCTGCTTAATAAGCATATTAAGGCACAGGGTAGTCTTAAGGCTACACTACATGACTCTGAATTCCAAACATCCACCTAACCTATGCGCTCAGTGCAAACAA ATCATAAGACTGAGCTCAAGACTATTGTCTCAATTGTCAGTTTTAGCTGAATCTAGCTATGGTATCGGAAAAATATGTTATCACTTATTGAAAGGTAGCTCATCAATGAAGCAAACACTTTCTTTGACTTTACCTTATATTGTCAG GACTGAAAAAGTTTTGAAGAAATTTCTAATAGATTGCAACGGTTTGAATTTCTTGCTTAAAACTATTGCGGATTCCAAAGAAGATATTCAAGTCTGTGTTACCGCTTTAGTGAAGCTTGcaaacaatattcatattaaagatCCCAAACTTTTGGAAAACAGATTCAAAAGTAAAATTCAGGTGAAATATAATCCAAATCTAGATAATTTACCACCTGAAGATGTAGTAATTTTTCAATTAGACGACGCAACTACAGTAAGggcaaacaaattatttttatgtcaacatTCTGATGTGTTCAGTGCTATGTTAATGGGACAGTTCAGAGAGTCTGGAGAGAAGTTCGTACGCCTGAAAAATGTGTCAAAATCAGCAttggaatatttaataacacttCTTCAATGTGGATTGAACAATCCTAAATGTGATATTGAAGAATTTCCATTAGCTGAAAACttggaaattaatttagaaGTATTGCTTTTGACTGACAGattcttatttgaaaaattaaaacagctGTTAAGTAGTGCAatagtacaatttaaattagCACCAGACACAGCagatataatctatatttggtCTTTAAGTGAAGGTATGGGCTTTTTGTGTGTTGAAGCCGTAGCATATTTATTAACAGGCCAAATGGCCGAGGAAGATCgattgaaatcatttaaaaatattcttaatcttCAATTTAAAGATCAATGGTTGGAAGATATCAAGTCAATGATAGTAAGACAACTGGTAAAATAA